In Paenibacillus sp. JQZ6Y-1, one genomic interval encodes:
- the sigW gene encoding RNA polymerase sigma factor SigW: MVDNLDTRLAKLALKGDQRAFAEIVDLYKDKLFHLGYRMLSNRHEAEDVVQETFLRVYKNLDRYDPKQKFSTWIYRIATNLCIDRLRKRKPSFSLDAELNDQDNTDGYALIPGDERTPESEYMLTETQQLIHQAIDSLPDKYKTVMVLRYLQELSLQEISDVMDMPVTTIKTRVHRGREFLRKKLENKL, from the coding sequence ATGGTGGATAATCTGGATACGAGATTGGCAAAGCTGGCGCTAAAAGGTGATCAGCGCGCATTTGCCGAGATCGTTGATTTATACAAGGACAAGCTGTTTCATCTTGGCTATCGGATGCTAAGCAATCGCCATGAAGCGGAAGATGTAGTGCAGGAGACATTTTTGAGAGTGTACAAAAATTTGGATCGCTATGATCCGAAGCAGAAATTCTCAACATGGATCTATCGGATTGCGACCAATCTGTGCATTGACCGGCTGCGTAAGCGCAAGCCTAGCTTCTCGCTGGATGCCGAGCTGAATGATCAGGACAATACGGACGGTTATGCGCTGATTCCAGGCGACGAACGAACACCGGAAAGCGAATATATGCTGACAGAGACGCAGCAGCTTATTCATCAAGCAATCGATTCGCTGCCGGATAAGTACAAAACGGTCATGGTGCTTCGTTATTTGCAGGAGCTATCCTTGCAGGAAATTAGCGATGTCATGGATATGCCCGTGACGACGATCAAGACCCGGGTTCACCGTGGTCGGGAATTTTTGCGTAAAAAGTTAGAAAATAAGCTGTAA